A DNA window from Methylobacterium sp. NMS14P contains the following coding sequences:
- the crcB gene encoding fluoride efflux transporter CrcB, with product MSFTTCILVMIGGALGTLARYVVSVLALPISRDLPWGTILINVTGSFIIGLFGTLTLAHGRFPVSENVRLFVMIGLCGGYTTFSSFSLQTLDLMRNGAVVRAMVNVFASVVLCVLAVALGHVVAAHWNGGAVQIAQVSIEEDG from the coding sequence ATGTCCTTCACCACCTGCATCCTGGTCATGATCGGCGGTGCCCTCGGCACCCTGGCCCGCTACGTCGTCTCGGTGCTGGCGCTGCCCATCAGCCGCGACCTGCCCTGGGGCACGATCCTCATCAACGTGACGGGCTCGTTCATCATCGGCCTGTTCGGCACGCTGACCCTGGCGCATGGGCGCTTCCCGGTCTCCGAGAACGTCCGCCTGTTCGTGATGATCGGGCTGTGCGGCGGCTACACGACCTTCTCGTCGTTCAGCCTCCAGACCCTCGACCTCATGCGGAACGGCGCGGTGGTCCGGGCCATGGTCAACGTGTTCGCCTCGGTGGTGCTCTGCGTCCTCGCGGTCGCGCTGGGCCACGTCGTGGCGGCCCACTGGAACGGCGGCGCCGTGCAGATCGCCCAGGTCAGCATCGAGGAGGACGGCTGA
- a CDS encoding MEKHLA domain-containing protein, with amino-acid sequence MTDLSHDPDFFALLTGSYARRLGEPLVPADADADWLYAAAPFAVLAHDGGADPRFVYANRTAQACFGYAWDELVGLPSRLSAEAPERAERQRLLDAVTRDGFSRGYRGLRIAKDGRRFWIDEAVVWQLDRDGATVGQAATFAQWRDA; translated from the coding sequence ATGACGGACCTCTCGCACGACCCGGACTTCTTCGCCCTGCTCACCGGCAGCTACGCGCGGCGCCTCGGCGAGCCTCTGGTGCCGGCGGATGCGGACGCGGACTGGCTCTACGCGGCGGCCCCGTTCGCGGTGCTCGCCCATGACGGGGGCGCGGATCCGCGCTTCGTCTACGCCAACCGGACCGCGCAGGCCTGCTTCGGCTACGCGTGGGACGAGCTCGTCGGCCTGCCCTCGCGGCTCTCGGCCGAGGCTCCCGAGCGGGCCGAGCGGCAGCGGCTCCTCGACGCGGTCACCCGGGACGGCTTCAGCCGCGGCTATCGCGGCCTGCGGATCGCCAAGGACGGCCGGCGCTTCTGGATCGACGAGGCGGTGGTCTGGCAGCTCGACCGCGACGGCGCGACGGTGGGGCAGGCCGCGACCTTCGCCCAGTGGCGCGACGCGTGA
- a CDS encoding SMP-30/gluconolactonase/LRE family protein, with the protein MRLDRRCLLGTGIVALAAPAARAAAPSPPTSRPVGTLELAVAADAPSTPTGLAIARGGRIFVMMPRFTGAEPITLGEVLPDGSVKPYPDAATNRPDPGAPQASLFHVPNGVFDRDDTLWVLDAGLPQGKGRPVPGGAKILAIDIGRNSVRRTIPLDAGIGPDSSLNDLRVDVRDGRALAYVTDQGQSGAGAILAVDLDSGRVMRRLADHVSTRSEEGLVKFVERRPVMERKGDAPEKSPKGGANGVAISPDGRRLYYAPLMSRRLYAVETAALRDPDVADAAVAAAVRDLGEKGMTGGLTTDSQDRVYLSLQEHNAVGRRLPDGTVEVLAADDRLVWADTFWITPDRWLYISAAQVNRRPEFNRGRDLQQPPYAILRMRIDADPVL; encoded by the coding sequence ATGCGCCTCGACCGCCGCTGCCTGCTCGGAACGGGTATCGTGGCCCTCGCCGCCCCCGCGGCGCGCGCCGCGGCGCCGTCGCCCCCGACGAGCCGGCCCGTGGGGACGCTGGAACTCGCCGTCGCGGCGGACGCGCCCTCGACCCCCACGGGGCTCGCCATCGCCCGGGGCGGCCGGATCTTCGTGATGATGCCGCGCTTCACCGGCGCGGAGCCGATCACCCTCGGCGAGGTGCTGCCCGACGGGTCGGTGAAGCCCTACCCGGACGCGGCGACCAACCGCCCGGATCCGGGGGCGCCGCAGGCGTCGCTGTTCCACGTCCCCAACGGCGTCTTCGACCGCGACGACACCCTCTGGGTGCTCGATGCCGGCCTGCCGCAGGGCAAAGGGCGGCCGGTGCCGGGCGGCGCGAAGATCCTGGCGATCGATATCGGCCGGAACAGCGTCCGCCGGACGATCCCCCTCGACGCGGGGATCGGTCCGGATTCCTCCCTGAACGACCTGCGGGTCGACGTGCGCGACGGCCGCGCGCTGGCCTACGTCACCGACCAGGGCCAGTCCGGCGCGGGTGCGATCCTGGCGGTCGACCTCGACAGCGGGCGGGTAATGCGGCGCCTCGCGGACCACGTCAGCACGCGGTCCGAGGAGGGCCTGGTCAAGTTCGTGGAGCGCCGCCCCGTGATGGAGCGGAAGGGCGACGCGCCCGAGAAGAGCCCGAAGGGCGGCGCCAACGGCGTCGCGATCAGCCCGGACGGCCGCCGCCTCTACTACGCGCCGCTGATGAGCCGGCGGCTCTACGCGGTCGAGACCGCGGCCCTGCGCGATCCGGACGTCGCGGACGCGGCCGTGGCCGCCGCGGTCCGGGATCTCGGCGAGAAGGGCATGACCGGAGGGCTGACCACCGACTCCCAGGACCGGGTCTATCTCAGCCTGCAGGAGCACAACGCGGTCGGCCGGCGCCTGCCGGACGGCACCGTCGAGGTGCTGGCCGCCGACGACCGGCTGGTCTGGGCCGACACGTTCTGGATCACCCCGGACCGTTGGCTCTATATCTCGGCGGCCCAGGTCAACCGGCGGCCGGAATTCAACCGCGGCCGGGACCTGCAGCAGCCGCCCTACGCGATCCTGCGCATGCGCATCGACGCCGACCCAGTCCTGTAG
- a CDS encoding ParA family protein produces MDPEGSEPAPETAPRPAAGPLRVLALAVQKGGTGKTTLAASLAVAAAEAGEQVTALDLDPQGSLAGWGALRKNDGRSDRARDAVAVDRVQPWEMGQLSEILGILAEQGTTLAVLDTAGSASGLAPALKDADFVLMPVRPSRLDIVAARPTLQALVGLGLRERLALVLNQCPPPPSPRTSAYAAQLRALGVLAEPGIIHRVDHQDALATGLGVTEFAPGSQAAEEVRALWAWIDGKMRAAPAR; encoded by the coding sequence ATGGATCCCGAAGGATCCGAACCGGCGCCGGAGACCGCGCCCCGGCCCGCCGCCGGGCCGCTGCGGGTCCTCGCCCTGGCGGTGCAGAAGGGCGGGACGGGCAAGACCACCCTGGCGGCCTCCCTGGCGGTCGCCGCCGCGGAAGCGGGCGAGCAGGTGACCGCCCTCGATCTCGACCCGCAGGGCTCGCTGGCCGGCTGGGGGGCCCTGCGCAAGAACGACGGCAGGAGCGACCGCGCGCGCGACGCCGTCGCGGTCGACCGGGTCCAGCCCTGGGAGATGGGCCAGCTCTCGGAGATCCTCGGCATCCTCGCCGAGCAGGGCACGACCCTCGCCGTCCTCGACACCGCCGGCAGCGCGTCCGGCCTCGCGCCGGCCCTGAAGGACGCCGATTTCGTCCTGATGCCGGTCCGTCCCTCCCGGCTCGACATCGTGGCCGCCCGGCCGACGCTCCAGGCGCTGGTCGGCCTCGGCCTGCGGGAGCGGCTGGCCCTGGTGCTGAACCAGTGCCCGCCGCCGCCCTCGCCGCGCACCAGCGCCTACGCGGCGCAGCTGCGCGCCCTGGGCGTCCTGGCCGAGCCCGGGATCATCCACCGGGTCGACCACCAGGACGCCCTGGCGACCGGGCTCGGCGTCACGGAATTCGCCCCCGGCAGCCAGGCCGCCGAGGAGGTCCGGGCGCTCTGGGCCTGGATCGACGGGAAGATGCGGGCGGCGCCCGCCCGCTGA
- a CDS encoding M20/M25/M40 family metallo-hydrolase — protein sequence MAALDAILNDIDTDLENALERLFAFLRIPSISTDPAYAGHCREAAAWLAQDLTALGFETSVEETSLHPVVLAHRPKPGAPHVLFYGHYDVQPVDPLDLWKTPPFEPHIAEDGQGGKKIVGRGASDDKGQVMTFVEACRAYIAMHGELPCGVTILIEGAEESGSQGLPEWVAANRERLGCDVVLVCDTGMWDRKTPAITSSLRGLAYFEVKVTCADRDLHSGFFGGAARNPIHVLSKIIADLHDADGRVTIPGFYEGVHERPPEVLEQWRGLGLTPETLLGPIGLKEPAGERGRMPIELVQSRPSCDANGIIGGYTGEGTKTVIASTASAKVSFRLVDDQDPKRLAESFEAFVRARVPADCQVEVITYKGSRAISLPFDMPQLGAAKAALQDEWGVPAVTVGAGGSIPIVGDFKRILGRDTLLIGFGLDDDRIHSPNEKYDLTSFHKGTRSWARILAALGQG from the coding sequence ATGGCCGCGCTCGACGCGATCCTCAACGACATCGACACGGACCTGGAGAACGCCCTGGAGCGGCTGTTCGCCTTCCTGCGGATCCCGTCGATCTCCACCGATCCCGCCTATGCCGGGCATTGCCGCGAGGCCGCCGCCTGGCTCGCCCAGGACCTGACCGCGCTGGGCTTCGAGACCTCCGTGGAGGAGACCTCGCTCCACCCGGTGGTCCTGGCTCACAGGCCGAAGCCCGGAGCGCCGCACGTCCTGTTCTACGGCCATTACGACGTGCAGCCGGTCGATCCCCTGGACCTGTGGAAGACGCCGCCCTTCGAGCCGCACATCGCCGAGGACGGCCAGGGCGGCAAGAAGATCGTCGGGCGCGGCGCCTCCGACGACAAGGGTCAGGTGATGACCTTCGTGGAGGCCTGCCGGGCCTATATCGCCATGCACGGCGAGTTGCCTTGCGGCGTCACGATCCTGATCGAGGGCGCGGAGGAGAGCGGCTCGCAGGGGCTGCCCGAATGGGTCGCGGCCAACCGCGAAAGGCTCGGCTGCGACGTGGTGCTGGTCTGCGACACCGGCATGTGGGACCGGAAGACCCCGGCCATCACGTCGTCGCTGCGCGGGCTCGCCTATTTCGAGGTGAAGGTCACCTGCGCCGACCGCGACCTGCATTCGGGCTTCTTCGGCGGCGCGGCGCGCAACCCGATCCACGTTCTGTCGAAGATCATCGCCGACCTGCACGACGCCGACGGGCGGGTGACGATCCCGGGCTTCTACGAGGGCGTGCACGAGCGCCCGCCGGAGGTGCTGGAGCAGTGGCGCGGCCTCGGCCTGACGCCGGAGACGCTGCTCGGACCGATCGGCCTCAAGGAGCCCGCGGGCGAGCGCGGGCGGATGCCGATCGAGCTGGTGCAGTCCCGCCCCTCCTGCGACGCCAACGGCATCATCGGCGGCTATACCGGCGAGGGCACCAAGACGGTGATCGCCTCCACCGCCTCGGCCAAGGTCTCGTTCCGCCTCGTGGACGACCAGGACCCGAAGCGGCTCGCCGAGAGCTTCGAGGCCTTCGTGCGCGCGCGGGTGCCGGCCGACTGCCAGGTCGAGGTCATCACCTACAAGGGCTCGCGGGCGATCAGCCTGCCCTTCGACATGCCGCAGCTCGGGGCCGCCAAGGCGGCGCTGCAGGACGAGTGGGGCGTGCCGGCCGTGACCGTGGGCGCGGGCGGCTCGATTCCGATCGTCGGCGACTTCAAGCGGATCCTGGGGCGCGACACCCTGCTGATCGGCTTCGGCCTAGACGACGACCGGATCCACTCGCCGAACGAGAAGTACGACCTGACGAGCTTCCACAAGGGCACGCGCTCCTGGGCGCGGATCCTCGCGGCCCTCGGCCAGGGCTGA
- a CDS encoding (2Fe-2S)-binding protein: MRLETQPPVSADTPIGITLTINGQRRELQVAPWTTLLDLLRERLDLTGTKKGCDHGQCGACTVLVNGTRVNSCLTLAVMKDGAEITTVEGLAALGDRAGSNALHPIQEAFIEHDAFQCGYCTPGQLCSSVGLMNEGHAHTRDEIREAMSGNICRCGAYTNIVDAIEDVMQGGAR, encoded by the coding sequence ATGCGCCTCGAGACCCAGCCGCCGGTGTCGGCGGACACGCCGATCGGCATCACGCTGACGATCAACGGGCAGCGGCGCGAACTGCAGGTCGCGCCGTGGACCACGCTCCTCGACCTCCTGCGCGAGCGGCTCGACCTCACCGGCACCAAGAAGGGCTGCGACCACGGCCAGTGCGGGGCCTGCACGGTGCTGGTCAACGGCACCCGGGTGAATTCCTGCCTGACCCTGGCGGTGATGAAGGACGGCGCCGAGATCACCACGGTCGAGGGGCTGGCCGCTCTCGGCGACCGGGCGGGCAGCAACGCCCTCCACCCGATCCAGGAGGCGTTCATCGAGCACGACGCCTTCCAGTGCGGCTACTGCACGCCGGGCCAGCTCTGCTCGTCGGTCGGCCTTATGAACGAGGGCCACGCCCACACCCGCGACGAGATCCGCGAGGCGATGAGCGGCAACATCTGCCGCTGCGGCGCCTACACCAACATCGTCGACGCCATCGAGGACGTCATGCAGGGAGGCGCCCGATGA
- a CDS encoding FAD binding domain-containing protein — MNRFDYVRAGTVAEAVQAFGSGARFIAGGTNLIDLMKYEVEKPGRLIDITRLPLDRIEAHGDGLRIGALVTNAKVAYDDQVAARYPLLRNAILAGASAQLRNAASTGGNLLQRTRCYYFYDVATPCNKRAPGSGCPAIGGMNRIHAIFGTSEHCIATHPSDMCIALAALEATVQVSGPQGDRSIPFSEFHRLPGDSPETDTNLAPGEIIVSVDLPESRFPQHYTYLKLRDRLSYAFALVSVAAALELDGDTVKTARLALGGVAHKPWRNREAEALLEGRPATRESFQAAADLIVAEAKPQSENGFKIDLARRAIVRGLEQAAAGTPQSLSDKRIQ; from the coding sequence ATGAACCGCTTCGACTACGTCCGCGCCGGCACGGTGGCGGAGGCGGTGCAGGCCTTCGGGTCGGGCGCGCGCTTCATCGCCGGCGGCACCAACCTGATCGACCTGATGAAGTACGAGGTCGAGAAGCCGGGCCGGCTGATCGACATTACCCGCCTGCCCCTCGACCGGATCGAGGCGCACGGGGACGGCCTGCGGATCGGGGCGCTCGTGACCAACGCCAAGGTGGCGTACGACGATCAGGTCGCGGCCCGGTACCCGCTCCTGCGCAACGCCATCCTGGCCGGCGCCTCGGCGCAGCTGCGCAACGCCGCCTCCACGGGCGGCAACCTGCTCCAGCGGACCCGCTGCTACTATTTCTACGACGTGGCCACGCCCTGCAACAAGCGCGCGCCGGGCTCCGGCTGCCCGGCGATCGGCGGGATGAACCGCATCCACGCGATCTTCGGGACGAGCGAGCACTGCATCGCCACCCACCCCTCCGACATGTGCATCGCGCTGGCCGCCCTGGAGGCCACCGTGCAGGTGAGCGGGCCGCAGGGCGACCGGTCGATCCCGTTCTCCGAGTTCCACCGCCTGCCCGGGGATTCCCCCGAGACGGACACGAACCTCGCCCCCGGCGAGATCATCGTGTCGGTGGACCTGCCGGAGAGCCGCTTCCCGCAGCACTACACCTACCTGAAGCTGCGCGACCGGCTGTCCTACGCGTTCGCGCTGGTCTCGGTGGCGGCGGCCCTGGAACTCGACGGGGACACGGTGAAGACCGCGCGGCTGGCGCTCGGCGGCGTCGCCCACAAGCCCTGGCGCAACCGCGAGGCGGAGGCCCTGCTGGAGGGCAGGCCCGCAACGCGCGAGAGCTTCCAGGCGGCGGCCGACCTGATCGTCGCGGAGGCCAAGCCCCAGTCGGAGAACGGCTTCAAGATCGATCTCGCCCGGCGCGCCATCGTGCGCGGCCTCGAGCAGGCCGCCGCCGGCACGCCCCAGTCGCTCAGCGACAAGCGCATCCAGTAG
- a CDS encoding xanthine dehydrogenase family protein molybdopterin-binding subunit encodes MTHTSSPHTSSPHTSSPQTFSSTGRDTFVGSPRSRIDGPAKVTGLAKYAGEFAAPDLAYGMVVSSSIAKGRITAIDSAEAEAVPGVLKVLTHENRPRTAWRDKNFQDQVAPPGSPFRALYDDLIVFSGQPVALVVAEDFETARYAASLVRVSYAMEEPGTDLEALRGTAYDPPYKRTGIKPPPEPWGDADKAFGSAPVRVQGAYSLADEHHNPMEPHASTVVVEQDGTYTVYDKIQGVSNSHQYLTNVFGLKPDQVRVLNPYLGGGFGSGLRPQYQLFLAMLAAQELKRSVRVTLTRDQLWSFTYRSEALQTIALGAEADGTLTALRHDAVQGTSQYEDYQEVVVNWSGVLYRCDNVALGYRLVKLDTPTPGDMRAPGAVTGVFAIETAMDELAYATGLDPIDLRLKNYAESDATAEGKPFGSKELKSCFRQGAERFGWARRSAEPRSMREGRELVGWGVATGIWESMMMQSSAIATLTPDGRLTVGNSTGDIGTGTYTILTQIAADTLGLPMDAVTTKLGDTRLPEAPVAGGSWTAASSGTAVMKACRNVGAQVFKLARAMENSPLANVDFERAVFSDGRISVAGDPGRGVSLVEVLQAAGVDKVEAVEEAGPDKDFNQKYEAYTHSAIFAEVKVDEELGQVRVTRIVSAIAAGKVLNPKTARSQILGGVVMGIGSALEEESMLDHRIGRFMNHNLGEYHVPVHADIYDIDVIFVEEEDKANPLGVKGLGEIGIVGTAAAIANAVFHATGRRVRDLPITVDKLL; translated from the coding sequence ATGACCCACACCTCAAGCCCCCACACCTCAAGCCCCCACACCTCCAGCCCCCAGACCTTCAGCTCCACCGGCCGCGACACCTTCGTCGGCAGCCCGCGCAGCCGCATCGACGGGCCCGCCAAGGTCACCGGGCTCGCCAAGTACGCGGGCGAGTTCGCCGCGCCCGACCTCGCCTACGGCATGGTCGTGTCGAGTTCGATCGCCAAGGGCCGGATCACCGCCATCGATTCCGCCGAGGCCGAGGCGGTGCCGGGCGTCCTCAAGGTGCTCACCCACGAGAACCGGCCGCGCACCGCGTGGCGCGACAAGAACTTCCAGGACCAAGTGGCGCCCCCCGGCTCGCCGTTCCGCGCCCTCTACGACGACCTGATCGTATTCAGCGGCCAGCCGGTCGCCCTGGTGGTGGCGGAGGATTTCGAAACCGCGCGCTACGCCGCGTCCCTCGTCCGCGTGAGCTACGCGATGGAGGAGCCCGGGACCGACCTGGAGGCCCTGCGCGGCACCGCCTACGACCCGCCCTACAAGCGCACGGGGATCAAGCCGCCGCCGGAGCCCTGGGGCGACGCCGACAAGGCGTTCGGCAGCGCGCCGGTCCGCGTGCAGGGCGCCTACAGCCTCGCCGACGAGCACCACAACCCGATGGAGCCGCACGCCTCCACCGTGGTGGTCGAGCAGGACGGCACCTACACGGTCTACGACAAGATCCAGGGCGTCTCGAACAGCCACCAGTATCTCACCAACGTCTTCGGCCTGAAACCCGATCAGGTGCGGGTGCTCAACCCCTATCTCGGCGGCGGCTTCGGCTCGGGCCTGCGCCCGCAGTACCAGCTGTTCCTGGCGATGCTGGCCGCCCAGGAGCTGAAGCGCTCGGTGCGGGTGACCCTGACCCGCGACCAGCTGTGGAGCTTCACCTACCGGTCGGAGGCGCTGCAGACGATCGCGCTCGGCGCCGAGGCGGACGGGACGCTGACGGCCCTGCGCCACGACGCCGTCCAGGGCACCTCGCAGTACGAGGATTACCAGGAGGTTGTCGTCAACTGGTCGGGCGTCCTCTACCGCTGCGACAACGTCGCCCTCGGCTATCGGCTGGTGAAGCTCGACACACCGACGCCCGGCGACATGCGCGCCCCCGGCGCGGTGACCGGCGTCTTCGCCATCGAGACCGCGATGGACGAGCTCGCCTACGCGACCGGGCTCGACCCGATCGACCTGCGGCTGAAGAACTACGCCGAGTCCGACGCCACCGCCGAGGGCAAGCCCTTCGGCTCGAAGGAGCTGAAGAGCTGCTTCCGGCAGGGCGCCGAGCGGTTCGGCTGGGCGAGGCGCTCGGCCGAGCCCCGCTCCATGCGCGAGGGCCGGGAACTCGTCGGCTGGGGCGTGGCCACCGGCATCTGGGAATCGATGATGATGCAGTCGAGCGCCATCGCGACACTGACGCCGGACGGCCGCCTGACGGTCGGCAACTCCACCGGCGACATCGGCACCGGCACCTACACGATCCTGACGCAGATCGCGGCCGACACCCTCGGCCTGCCGATGGACGCGGTCACCACCAAGCTCGGTGACACCCGGCTGCCGGAGGCCCCGGTCGCCGGCGGCTCGTGGACCGCCGCCTCCTCGGGCACCGCCGTGATGAAGGCCTGCCGCAACGTCGGCGCGCAGGTGTTCAAGCTCGCCCGAGCCATGGAGAACTCGCCGCTCGCCAACGTCGACTTCGAGCGGGCGGTGTTCTCGGACGGCCGCATATCCGTTGCCGGCGATCCGGGCCGCGGCGTGTCGCTCGTCGAGGTGCTCCAGGCGGCCGGCGTCGACAAGGTCGAGGCCGTCGAGGAGGCCGGGCCCGACAAGGACTTCAATCAGAAATATGAGGCCTACACCCACTCGGCGATCTTCGCCGAGGTGAAGGTCGACGAGGAACTGGGTCAGGTCCGGGTCACCCGCATCGTCTCGGCGATCGCGGCCGGCAAGGTGCTGAACCCGAAGACGGCGCGCAGCCAGATCCTCGGCGGCGTGGTGATGGGCATCGGCTCGGCGCTCGAGGAGGAGTCGATGCTCGACCACCGCATCGGCCGGTTCATGAACCACAATCTCGGCGAGTACCACGTGCCGGTTCACGCCGACATCTACGACATCGACGTGATCTTCGTGGAGGAGGAGGACAAGGCCAACCCCCTGGGCGTGAAGGGGCTCGGCGAGATCGGCATCGTCGGCACGGCGGCGGCGATCGCCAACGCGGTCTTCCACGCCACCGGCAGGCGGGTGCGCGACCTGCCGATCACCGTCGACAAGCTCCTGTGA
- a CDS encoding EamA family transporter produces MSPLLESWRFWALAAAGFAALTAILAKVGVAGVPSDVATFVRTAVILVFAGAIVVTTGQAGGLAQISGRSLVFLILSGLATGASWLCYFRALSLGDAARVAPLDKLSVVLVAILGATLLGETLSLAAWAGVALIAAGAALVASGL; encoded by the coding sequence GTGAGCCCCCTGCTGGAATCCTGGCGCTTCTGGGCGCTCGCCGCCGCCGGCTTCGCGGCGCTGACCGCGATCCTCGCCAAGGTCGGGGTCGCGGGCGTGCCGTCCGACGTCGCGACCTTCGTGCGCACCGCGGTGATCCTGGTCTTCGCGGGCGCGATCGTGGTGACGACCGGGCAGGCCGGCGGCCTCGCGCAGATCTCCGGCCGGAGCCTCGTCTTCCTCATCCTGTCGGGGCTCGCCACCGGGGCGTCGTGGCTCTGCTACTTCCGCGCCCTGTCGCTGGGGGACGCCGCCCGGGTCGCGCCGCTCGACAAGCTCAGCGTCGTGCTGGTGGCGATCCTCGGCGCCACCCTGCTCGGCGAGACCCTCAGCCTCGCCGCCTGGGCCGGCGTCGCGCTGATCGCGGCGGGCGCGGCCCTCGTCGCCTCCGGACTGTGA
- a CDS encoding glutathione S-transferase family protein: MIRFFYNLSPNPMKVALCLEEMGLPYEPVPVDTRRGEQFDPAYTAVNPNGKVPAIVDGDVTVFDSNAILMYLAGKTGRFLPEGEPVRGEMLSWLMFVATGIGPFSGQCVHFRHFAQDGGAYATERYAFEARRHWGILDQRLADRTYVLGDTYTIVDMAVWGWARMVPFVLGEGAFGDLPNVKRHLDALNARPAARAAEALKGRHAFKAEMDAEARGFMFRAVKGAA; encoded by the coding sequence GTGATTCGATTCTTCTACAATCTCAGCCCCAACCCCATGAAGGTCGCCCTCTGCCTCGAGGAGATGGGGCTGCCCTACGAGCCGGTGCCGGTCGACACCCGCAGGGGCGAGCAGTTCGACCCCGCCTACACGGCCGTCAATCCGAACGGGAAGGTGCCGGCGATCGTCGACGGCGACGTCACCGTGTTCGATTCGAACGCGATCCTCATGTACCTGGCGGGCAAGACTGGCCGGTTCCTGCCGGAGGGCGAGCCGGTCCGCGGCGAGATGCTGTCCTGGCTGATGTTCGTGGCGACCGGCATCGGGCCGTTCTCCGGCCAGTGCGTGCATTTCCGCCACTTCGCGCAGGACGGGGGCGCCTACGCCACCGAGCGCTACGCCTTCGAGGCGCGCCGGCACTGGGGCATCCTCGACCAGCGCCTCGCCGACCGCACCTACGTGCTGGGCGACACCTACACGATCGTCGACATGGCGGTCTGGGGCTGGGCCCGGATGGTGCCCTTCGTCCTCGGCGAGGGCGCCTTCGGGGACCTGCCCAACGTCAAGCGCCACCTCGACGCGCTCAACGCGCGGCCGGCCGCCCGGGCCGCCGAGGCGCTGAAGGGCCGTCACGCCTTCAAGGCGGAGATGGACGCCGAGGCGCGGGGCTTCATGTTCCGCGCCGTGAAGGGCGCCGCCTGA
- a CDS encoding M48 family metalloprotease gives MGGITGHIIAGRARAAGRRPLGAAALGGLALLLGACVADQTEATVRPAVVRVPAEAPRTTGRERAADADHLKLVASFGGEARAPNVTRMLTEVTDRLVKASDRPDQAYTVTLLDSPVVNAFALPNGRLYVTRGLVALASDTSEVAAVLAHEMAHVTLNHATARSELELRSALVSRVVADVLNDPDTGAQLQSQSRFALARFSREQELEADATGVRTLAKAGYDPFAAGRFLAALNRSTGLKAGSAAAPDMLATHPGTAERITQVTRAARRIGAPGIGTDDRAAYLAAVDGLAYGDNPRDGAVRGHRFIHPGLGIAFEVPEGFTLENTRSAVLGTTPDGGRRLLFDQIEAKDGQSLEAVLKASWNDAFDPAGFETRDVAGHPAAFALSRGKEWTFRLAAIRIGDSTYRMIMAAKGATDPDPAFRRWTATLVAVSPDEAVLRPLRLQVVQATSTSAEDLARRMTVPDRALDRFLLLNGLERGAALVPGRGYKIVVE, from the coding sequence ATGGGCGGGATCACGGGGCACATCATCGCGGGGCGGGCCCGCGCGGCGGGCCGACGCCCACTCGGCGCGGCGGCGCTGGGCGGCCTGGCCCTGCTGCTCGGCGCCTGCGTCGCCGACCAGACCGAGGCGACCGTGCGGCCGGCCGTGGTGCGGGTGCCCGCGGAGGCGCCGCGCACCACCGGCCGCGAGCGCGCCGCCGATGCCGACCACCTCAAGCTCGTGGCCTCCTTCGGGGGCGAGGCCCGGGCCCCCAACGTCACGCGGATGCTCACGGAGGTGACCGACCGCCTCGTGAAGGCGAGCGACCGGCCCGACCAGGCCTACACGGTGACGCTCCTCGACTCGCCGGTGGTCAACGCCTTCGCGCTGCCGAACGGGCGGCTCTACGTCACCCGCGGCCTCGTGGCCCTGGCGAGCGACACCTCCGAGGTGGCCGCCGTGCTGGCGCACGAGATGGCCCACGTGACCCTCAACCACGCCACGGCCCGCAGCGAGCTCGAGCTGCGCTCGGCGCTCGTCAGCCGGGTGGTGGCCGACGTGCTGAACGACCCCGACACGGGAGCGCAGCTGCAGAGCCAGTCGCGCTTCGCCCTCGCCCGGTTCTCCCGCGAGCAGGAGCTGGAGGCGGACGCCACCGGCGTGCGCACCCTCGCCAAGGCCGGCTACGACCCGTTCGCGGCCGGGCGCTTCCTCGCCGCGCTCAACCGCTCCACGGGGCTGAAGGCCGGCAGCGCCGCCGCGCCCGACATGCTGGCGACCCATCCGGGCACGGCCGAGCGCATCACCCAGGTCACCCGGGCGGCCCGCCGCATCGGCGCGCCGGGCATCGGCACCGACGACCGCGCCGCCTACCTCGCGGCGGTGGACGGGCTCGCCTACGGCGACAACCCGCGCGACGGCGCGGTGCGCGGGCACCGCTTCATCCATCCCGGCCTCGGCATCGCCTTCGAGGTGCCGGAGGGCTTCACCCTGGAGAACACCCGCTCGGCGGTGCTCGGGACCACCCCGGACGGCGGCCGGCGCCTGCTGTTCGACCAGATCGAGGCCAAGGACGGCCAGTCCCTCGAGGCGGTGCTCAAGGCGAGCTGGAACGACGCCTTCGACCCGGCCGGCTTCGAGACCCGGGACGTCGCGGGCCACCCCGCGGCCTTCGCGCTGTCGCGGGGGAAGGAGTGGACCTTCCGCCTCGCGGCGATCCGGATCGGCGACTCGACCTACCGGATGATCATGGCCGCCAAGGGCGCCACCGACCCCGACCCGGCCTTCCGCCGCTGGACCGCGACCCTCGTCGCCGTGTCGCCCGACGAGGCGGTCCTGCGCCCCCTGCGGCTGCAGGTGGTGCAGGCGACCTCGACCAGCGCCGAGGACCTCGCCCGCCGCATGACGGTGCCCGACCGGGCGCTCGACCGGTTCCTCCTCCTCAACGGGCTGGAGCGGGGCGCCGCGCTGGTGCCGGGACGCGGCTACAAGATCGTCGTGGAATAG